Within the Bradyrhizobium cosmicum genome, the region TCGCCGAGATCATCGCGCTCTACGGCCAGGAAGGCTTTCGCCGCATGGAGCAGGCGGCGTTGCAGCAGCTGCTGGCGCGCAACGAGCTGATGGTGCTGGCGACCGGCGGCGGTATCGTTTCCGAGCCTCTGACCTTCGACCAGATTCTGTCGTCGTTCTACACGATCTGGCTGAAGGCCGAGCCCGAGGAGCATATGGCGCGCGTGCGGCGCCAGGGCGACCTCCGCCCGATGGCGGACGACCGCTCGGCCATGGCGGAGTTGCGCAACATTTTGCTGAGCCGCGAGCCGCTGTACGCGCGCGCGACCGCGGTGGTGGACACGGCAGGGCTGTCGGTCGACGCGGCGGCGGCACGGCTGATCGATGCGGTCCGTCCGGTGCTGCAGAACGAAGCCCGCAGCTTCGGGCTGCGGAGTGTGGCGCTGTAATCCTCGCTGCATCTCAGCCCTCCGCTGTCGTCCCGGACAAGCAAAGCGCAGATCCGGTATCCATATCCACAGGCAGTATTCGTTGCCCGAGCGGGCAACCACGAGTCTTCGCAAAACAACTCCCTGTGGTTATGGATCCCGGATCTGCGCTGCGCTTGTCCGGGACGACGGCAGAATTTGTGGGCGCGCCACAATGTCACTATATCCACACGCAGCAGCAAGCCTTGGGACCCACGATGACCGATAGCGACGCCGCAATCTCCATGTTCGAGCGGATCGGCGGCAGTGCCACGATCGACCGGATGGTCGATCGCTTCTACGACCGGATGGATACGCTGCCCGAGGCCAAGGCGATCCGCGCCATGCATGCGGACGACCTCGGCCTGATCAGGGACGTGCTGAAGCGCTATCTCACCGAATGGACCGGGGGCCCAAAGCTCTATTCTCCCGAGAAAGGCCATCCGCGACTGCGGCAACGGCACCTCGGCTTTGCGATCGGCGATTCCGAGCGCGACGCGTGGCTGCTCTGCATGCGCGGCGCGCTGGAGGAGACGGTCCCGGACCCCGCCGCACGGCAGGACCTCGATCGCGCGATATCGGGCCTTGCCGACTGGATGCGCAACCGGCAGTGAGCGGCGAGATGCGTCTTACGACACGCTGACGGCGCGCATGCGGGGATCTTCGGCAACATCCGGATTTCTCCGCTCCAGCTCCTCGATCATGCCGCGCGCGATCTCCCGCTCGCCCATGATGACGACATCGGCCCCCAGTCCCTTCAAATGATCGACCTCGGCATCCGCATGCGCCCGCGCGATGATGCGGATATCAGGATTGGCAGCGCGCGCCTGCTGCACGATCTGTCCCGCCTCGAACGCTTCGGGGATCGCGATCACCAGATGCCGCGCCCGCGCCGGGTTGGTGGCCTCGAGAATTTCCGGCTGCGCCGCATTGCCCATGATGGTCTCGATGCCGTCCTGCTTCAGCTTCGCCAATATGCTCTCTCCGACCTCAGCAACGAGGAACGGCAGCTGCCGCTGCTTCAACGCGTCGCCGACGAGCGCACCGACGCGGCCATAGCCGATTACGATGGTATGATCGGTCAGCTCCGTGGTTCGAATCGCCTCGGTGACCGCGGCCGGGACCGCAGGTTCTTCGCGCCGCGGGTCGAGACGCGGCGCAAGCCAGGTGGCGGCGGCGAACATCAGCGGGTTGAGCATGATGGAAAGGATCGCTCCCGCCATGATCAGGTCGCGGCCCTCCTTGGGCAAGATCTGCGAGGCGACGCCGAGCTCCGCCAGGATGAAGGAGAACTCGCCGATCTGCGACAGGCTCGCCGAGATCGTCAGCGCCGTGGCGACAGGGTGGCGGAATATCACCACTATCAAATAGGCCGCGAGCGATTTGCCCAGCATGATGATCGCGAGCGTCGCGAGCAGCGGCCAGGGCTCGCGGACCACGCTCATCGGATCGAACATCATGCCGACGGAGACGAAGAACAGCACGGCGAAGGCATCGCGCAGCGGCAGCGATTCCTGCGCGGCACGCGCGCTGAGCGGCGATTCCCGCAGCATCATGCCGGCGAAGAAGGCGCCGAGCGCCAGCGAGACGTCGAACAGCTTGGTCGCCCCGAACGCGACGCACAACGCAATCGCGAGCACGGCGAGACGGAACAATTCGCGGGAGCCGGTATGGGCGATATAGTGCAGGATCCACGGGATCACCCGGCGTCCCACGACAAGCATCAAGCCGATGAACACGACGATCTTGACGAGGGTCAGCATCACGATTCCGGCAAGCCCGAAGCCGGCCTGCGCCGCGAGCGGCTCGAACGCGGGTTTTTCCCCGGCGCCGCCCTGAAGGCTCGCGATCGCGGGAAACAGCACCAGCACGAGCACCATCGCGAGGTCCTCGACGATCAGCCAGCCGACCGCGATGCGGCCGCGATCGGTCTCCATCAGGCGCCGCTCCTGCAGCGCGCGAAGAAGCACGACGGTGCTCGCGACCGAGAGCGCCAGTCCGAACACCAGCCCCGCTGCGATGCCCCAGCCCATCAACCATGCAAGGCAGAGCCCCATCAATGTCGCAGCTGCGATCTGCACGACGGCGCCGGGCACCGCGATCTTTCGCACCGAAAGCAGGTCCTGCAGTGAGAAATGCAGGCCGACACCGAACATCAGCAGGATGATGCCGAGCTCGGCGAGCTCGGTGGCAAGCGCCTGATCGGCGACGAAGCCCGGCGTGAACGGACCGACCGCGACGCCAGCCAAGAGGTAGCCGACGAGCGGCGGTATGCGGAACCGCTGTGCGATAGTTCCGAATACGAAGGCTAGTCCAAGTCCGACGACGATGGTGGCGATGAGAGGTGTTTCATGCGGCATTTTTGCCTTGTGACACAGCGAGCACGCTGGCGCACCGCGACCTGTGCGCGCGGGTCGCAGGCTCACAGCAATTGCGAGCGCACGGATTCCGCGCCATCGCGCAGCAGCGGCAGGAAACGGTCGATCAATTCCTGCGCCGGCACGCGGTCGACATGGGCGCCCATGTTGATGGCGGCGACGATCACATTGTCGTAACGACGCACCGGAACCGAGATCGAGCGGAAATGCGGCTCGGCCTCGCGATCGACCAGCGAATAGCCCTGCGCGCGATCGGCGAGGATGCGCGCGAGCAACGCCTTGGGCTCGGTCACTGTCTGCGGCGTCAGCGCTTCGCGCTTCATCGCTTTCAGGCGCGCGGCGAGATCGGCATCGTCGAGCTGGCCGAGCATGGCGCGGCCGACCGAGGTGCAGAAGGCGGGCAGCCGATAACCGATTTCGAGACCGCCGGAAAACATCCGCGCCGGACTGCTGCGCGCGACGAACACGACATCGTCACCGTCCAGCACCGCGAGCGAGGAGATTTCATTCGCCGCGATCGCGACACGATCGAGCAGTGGTTGCAGGACCGTGACGAGCTGGTTGGAGCGCAGATAGGACGCCGCGAGCGTCAGCACATGCGGCGTCAGCAAGAACAGCTTTCCGTCACCGGAGACGAAGCCGCCACGCTGGAGCGTGAACAGCATGCGCCGCGTGGTGGCGCGCGGCAGATCGGCGGCGCGGGCGAGATCGCTCAGCGTCATCGGACCCGTCGTCGCTCCGAAGCATTGAAGCAGACGCAGGCCACGATCGAGGCTCTCGACGAAATCCGTCGCGCGCTCGTCGGTCTCGCTTCGTTTCAGCTTGGGCATGGTCCTCGGGACAGTCCTGCAAAATAATGCTTGCCGCTAATCCAAGGCATGTCATAATTCGCCCATTCGTTCAATAGGCGAACATTCGCCACTCCACAGAGGATGCACTCGCCATGATGAGCCAGGAGCAGAACGACCTGATCACCCGCACCGGGCCGAAGGATCCCTGCGGCAAGCTGATGCGCAGCTATTGGCAACCGGCGGCGCTGGTTGACGAGCTGGAGGGCGAGCGGCCGATCCGCCCCGTCAAATTGCTCGGCGAGAACCTGGTGCTGTTCCGCGACGAGACCGGGCGCTACGGCCTGATCGACCGCCTCTGCGCCCATCGCGGCGCCGACCTCGCCTTCGGACGGCTCGAGCATGGCGGATTGCGCTGCGCCTTCCACGGATGGCTGTTCGACGCGACCGGCCAGTGCGTCGAGACCCCGGCCGAGCCGAAAGATTCGAAGCTCTGCCAGAACATCCGCCAGCGCTCATACCCGGTGGTGGAGAAGAGCGGCATCCTCTGGGCGTATCTTGGCGAGGGCGAACCGCCGGCATTCCCGGAGATCGACTGCTTCGTCGCGCCCGGCACACACACCTTTGCGTTCAAGGGCCACATGGCCTGCAACTGGTTGCAGGCGCTGGAAGTCGGCATCGACCCCGCGCACGCGTCCTATCTGCATCGCTTCTTCGAGGACGAGGACACGTCCACGGCCTATGGCAAACAGTTCCGCGGCGCCTCCGCCGGCAGCGACCTGCCGATGACCAAGATCCTGCGCGAATACGACCGCCCGATCATCAATGTCGAGCACACCGAATATGGCCTCAGGCTGATCGCGCTGCGCGAGATCGACGAAGAACGCACCCATGTGCGCGTCACCAACCAGCTGTTCCCGCACGCTTTCGTCATCCCCATGAGCACGGAGATGACGATCACGCAGTGGCACGTGCCGGTCGACGACGAGAACTGCTACTGGTACGCCATCTTCACCAGCTATGCAGCGCCGGTCGACAAGAAGAAGATGCGTGAGCAGCGGCTCGAGCTCTACGAGCTGCCCGACTACAAATCGCGCAAGAACAGCGGCAACAATTACGGCTTCGATCCGCACGAGCAGCAGACCGCGACCTATACCGGCATGGGCAACGACATCAACGTCCACGACCAGTGGGCGGTGGAATCGATGGGCGCGATCCAGGATCGCACCAAGGAGCATCTTGGCTCGAGCGACAAGGCGATCGTGCAATATCGCCGCCTGCTGCGGCAGGAGATCGAGAAGGTCGGCGGCGGCGAGAGGCCGATCCTGTTTCTCGACGAGGCCAATGCACGCAGCATCCAGGGGCCGGCAACCATGGACGGTATCGGGCCGACCCGGGGCTGGGAGACCTACTGGATGGAAGTCGACGTCAAGCGCCGCCGCGGCGCGCCTTGGACGGCACCCGTGCCGAAGGAGATCGCGGATAATATACATCGGCTGACGGCGGCGGAGTAAGAGTGACGGCCCATCCTCGTCATTGCGAGCGAAGCGAAGCAATCCAGTCTTTCACCGCGGATGCATTTCTGGATTGCTTCGCTACGCTCGCAATGACGGAGAATGTGGCAGGCGTCGTGCACACATCGAGCATCGGTGACTGAGGAGCAACCATAGTGACTTTCGTCGCGCGTCACGCGCTGTGGTCGGATGAGCAGAAGGACGCCGCAGCGCGCATGCGGCGCATCGTCGAGGAGAGGAATCTCGAGGTCATCCGCCTCGCCTTCCCCGACCAGCACGGCATTCTGCGCGGCAAGACCATCATCGCCGCCGAAGCGATTGCCTCGCTGGAGAGTGGCTGCTCCATCACGACCACCATGCTCGCCAAGGACACCTCGCACCGCACGGTATTCCCGGTGTTTACCGCCGGCGGCGGCTTCGGCATGAAGGAGATGGAGGGCGCCGCCGACGTGCTGATGGTCGCCGACCCCACCACCTTTCGCGTGCTTCCGTGGGCCCCCACGACGGGCTGGGTGCTGTGCGACCTGCATTTCCAGGACGGCCGTCCCGTGCCGTTCGCGACGCGCGGGCTCTATCGCAAGGTACTCGACGAGCTCGGCCGTCGCGGCCACGACTTCGTCGCGGGGCTCGAGGTCGAATTCCACATCTTCAAGCTCGACGATCCGCATATGCGGCCCGAGGACGCCGGCCAGCCCGGCACACCGCCCTCGGTGAGTCTGCTCAGCCACGGCTATCAATATCTCACCGAGCAGCGCTTCGATCAGATGGAGCCGGTGCTGGAGATCCTGCGTCGCGACATCGTCGCACTCGGGCTGCCCTTGCGCTCGGTCGAGGTCGAGTTCGGGCCGAGCCAGTGCGAGTTCACTTTCGCGCCGAAGAAGGGCCTGGAGCCCGCCGACAACATGGTGCTGTTCCGCAGCGCCGTGAAGCAGATCGCGCGCCGCCACGGCTATCACGCCACCTTCATGTGCCGGCCGAAACTGCCGAATTTGTTCGCGAGCGGCTGGCACCTGCATCAGTCGATCGTCTCCCGCGCGACTGGCGAAAACCAGTTCATGACCAAGGACGGCGACGGGCCGCTCAGCGCGTTCGGCCGCGGTTACCTGGCCGGCCTGCTCGACCACGCCCGCGCATCCACATTGTTCACCACGCCGACCATCAACGGCTACAAGCGCTACCGCTCCTATTCGCTGGCGCCGGATCGCGCGATCTGGGGCCGCGACAATCGCGGCGTGATGATCCGCGTGCTCGGCGGCGCCAATGATGCCGCCACGCGTCTGGAGAACCGCATCGGCGAGCCCGCCGCCAATCCCTACCTCTACATGGCCTCACAGATTCTCTCGGGCCTCGACGGCGTCGACCGCAAGCTCGATCCGGGCCCGTCGGCCGACACGCCCTACGAGACCAAGGCGCCACTGCTGCCGAAGTCCCTGCGCGATGCGGTCTCCGCGCTGAAGGACGACCCGTTCTTCCGCGACAAGCTGGGGGCGGAGTTCGTCGACTACTACACCCACATCAAGAATGCGGAGATCGACCGCTTCCTGGCCGAGGTGACCGATTGGGAGCACCGCGAGTATTTCGAGGTGTTTTGAGGGCCCCCTCCATCCGCCGTCATTGCGAGGAGCGAATCGACGAAGCAATCCAGAATCCCTCCGCGGAAAGACTCTGGGTTGCTTCGCTACGCTCGCAATGACGGGGATAGAGCGAGGGCTCAAATCCCCAAATACTTATGCTGCAGATCCGGCTCGGCCATCAGCTGGTCGGACGTGCCGCTCCACACCGTCTTGCCGCGCTCGATGATGTAGTGGCGGTCGCAGATGCGGGCGAGGTGGTCGACGTTCTTGTCGACGACCAGGATCGACTGTCCGCGGCTCTTGAGCAGCGACAGGCAGCTCCAGATTTCCTCGCGGATCAGCGGGGCGAGGCCTTCGGTCGCTTCGTCCAGGATCAGCAGCTTCGGATTGGTCATCAGCGCGCGGCCGATCGCGAGCATCTGCTGCTCGCCGCCGGAGAGCTGGTTGCCCATGTTGGAGGCGCGCTCGGCGAGCCGCGGGAACATCACGTAGATGGCGGCGAGCGTCCAGGGATTGGCGCTATCGAAGCGATCGGCGGCGGCCGCAACCAGGTTTTCGCGCACGGTGAGATTCGGGAAAATCTGGCGCCCCTCGGGGACGAGGCCGACGCCGAGCTTGGCGATACGGTAGGACGGCTGCGTCCGCACCTCCGTGCCGGCAAAACGGATGCTGCCCGCGCGCGCCGGCGTCAGGCCCATGATGGAGCGGATGGTGGTGGTCTTGCCCATGCCGTTGCGGCCCATCAGCGAGACCATCTCGCCCGATTTGATCGACAGCGACAGGCCGAACAGGACCTGGCTGAGGCCGTAGCAGGTCTCGATGCCGTCGACGTCGAGCAGCGCGTCAGCCATCATGTCTTCAGCCATGGTGCGTCACCACATGCTGGTCGCCGAGATAGGCGCGCTTGACCTCGTCGTTGGCGCGGATCGCGGCCGGATCGCCCGAGGCGATGACGCGGCCATAGACCAGCACCGTGATGCGGTCGGCCAGCGCGAACACCGCGGGCATGTCGTGCTCGACCAGGACGATCGAGACCTCCTTGCGCAGCTCCTGCAGCAGCTTGACCATGCTCTGGGATTCGGTGACGCCGAGGCCCGCCATCGGCTCGTCGAGCAGCAGCAATTTCGGCTTGCTCGCGAGCGCGACCGCAAGCTCGATCTGGCGGCGCTCGCCATGGCTGAGCCTGGACACCAGGATATCGGCACGATGCAGCAGCCCGACGCGGTCGAGCGCGGCATGGGCGGCATCGCGCAGGCCCTTTTCCTTGCGGGCATTGGCGAAGAAACGGAACGAGTGGCCTGCATGCGCCTGGGCCGCCAGCGCGACATTGTCGGCGGCAGTGAAATCCAGCAGCAGCGAGGTGATCTGGAACGAGCGGGCAAGGCCCAGCGCGCAGCGACGATAGGCCGGCAGATAGGTGATGTCGCGGCCGCCGAGCGAGACGCTGCCGGAATGCGGTTCGAGATGCCCGGTGAGCTGGCTGATCAGCGTGGTCTTGCCGGCACCGTTCGGGCCGATGATCGCATGCAGCTCGCCGGCCGCGACGTCGAGCGACACGTGATCCGTCGCGATGATGCCGCCGAAGCGGCGC harbors:
- a CDS encoding group II truncated hemoglobin; the encoded protein is MTDSDAAISMFERIGGSATIDRMVDRFYDRMDTLPEAKAIRAMHADDLGLIRDVLKRYLTEWTGGPKLYSPEKGHPRLRQRHLGFAIGDSERDAWLLCMRGALEETVPDPAARQDLDRAISGLADWMRNRQ
- the ybaL gene encoding YbaL family putative K(+) efflux transporter, translated to MPHETPLIATIVVGLGLAFVFGTIAQRFRIPPLVGYLLAGVAVGPFTPGFVADQALATELAELGIILLMFGVGLHFSLQDLLSVRKIAVPGAVVQIAAATLMGLCLAWLMGWGIAAGLVFGLALSVASTVVLLRALQERRLMETDRGRIAVGWLIVEDLAMVLVLVLFPAIASLQGGAGEKPAFEPLAAQAGFGLAGIVMLTLVKIVVFIGLMLVVGRRVIPWILHYIAHTGSRELFRLAVLAIALCVAFGATKLFDVSLALGAFFAGMMLRESPLSARAAQESLPLRDAFAVLFFVSVGMMFDPMSVVREPWPLLATLAIIMLGKSLAAYLIVVIFRHPVATALTISASLSQIGEFSFILAELGVASQILPKEGRDLIMAGAILSIMLNPLMFAAATWLAPRLDPRREEPAVPAAVTEAIRTTELTDHTIVIGYGRVGALVGDALKQRQLPFLVAEVGESILAKLKQDGIETIMGNAAQPEILEATNPARARHLVIAIPEAFEAGQIVQQARAANPDIRIIARAHADAEVDHLKGLGADVVIMGEREIARGMIEELERRNPDVAEDPRMRAVSVS
- a CDS encoding IclR family transcriptional regulator domain-containing protein; amino-acid sequence: MPKLKRSETDERATDFVESLDRGLRLLQCFGATTGPMTLSDLARAADLPRATTRRMLFTLQRGGFVSGDGKLFLLTPHVLTLAASYLRSNQLVTVLQPLLDRVAIAANEISSLAVLDGDDVVFVARSSPARMFSGGLEIGYRLPAFCTSVGRAMLGQLDDADLAARLKAMKREALTPQTVTEPKALLARILADRAQGYSLVDREAEPHFRSISVPVRRYDNVIVAAINMGAHVDRVPAQELIDRFLPLLRDGAESVRSQLL
- a CDS encoding aromatic ring-hydroxylating dioxygenase subunit alpha, which encodes MMSQEQNDLITRTGPKDPCGKLMRSYWQPAALVDELEGERPIRPVKLLGENLVLFRDETGRYGLIDRLCAHRGADLAFGRLEHGGLRCAFHGWLFDATGQCVETPAEPKDSKLCQNIRQRSYPVVEKSGILWAYLGEGEPPAFPEIDCFVAPGTHTFAFKGHMACNWLQALEVGIDPAHASYLHRFFEDEDTSTAYGKQFRGASAGSDLPMTKILREYDRPIINVEHTEYGLRLIALREIDEERTHVRVTNQLFPHAFVIPMSTEMTITQWHVPVDDENCYWYAIFTSYAAPVDKKKMREQRLELYELPDYKSRKNSGNNYGFDPHEQQTATYTGMGNDINVHDQWAVESMGAIQDRTKEHLGSSDKAIVQYRRLLRQEIEKVGGGERPILFLDEANARSIQGPATMDGIGPTRGWETYWMEVDVKRRRGAPWTAPVPKEIADNIHRLTAAE
- a CDS encoding glutamine synthetase family protein, whose protein sequence is MTFVARHALWSDEQKDAAARMRRIVEERNLEVIRLAFPDQHGILRGKTIIAAEAIASLESGCSITTTMLAKDTSHRTVFPVFTAGGGFGMKEMEGAADVLMVADPTTFRVLPWAPTTGWVLCDLHFQDGRPVPFATRGLYRKVLDELGRRGHDFVAGLEVEFHIFKLDDPHMRPEDAGQPGTPPSVSLLSHGYQYLTEQRFDQMEPVLEILRRDIVALGLPLRSVEVEFGPSQCEFTFAPKKGLEPADNMVLFRSAVKQIARRHGYHATFMCRPKLPNLFASGWHLHQSIVSRATGENQFMTKDGDGPLSAFGRGYLAGLLDHARASTLFTTPTINGYKRYRSYSLAPDRAIWGRDNRGVMIRVLGGANDAATRLENRIGEPAANPYLYMASQILSGLDGVDRKLDPGPSADTPYETKAPLLPKSLRDAVSALKDDPFFRDKLGAEFVDYYTHIKNAEIDRFLAEVTDWEHREYFEVF
- a CDS encoding ABC transporter ATP-binding protein, whose translation is MAEDMMADALLDVDGIETCYGLSQVLFGLSLSIKSGEMVSLMGRNGMGKTTTIRSIMGLTPARAGSIRFAGTEVRTQPSYRIAKLGVGLVPEGRQIFPNLTVRENLVAAAADRFDSANPWTLAAIYVMFPRLAERASNMGNQLSGGEQQMLAIGRALMTNPKLLILDEATEGLAPLIREEIWSCLSLLKSRGQSILVVDKNVDHLARICDRHYIIERGKTVWSGTSDQLMAEPDLQHKYLGI
- a CDS encoding ABC transporter ATP-binding protein — encoded protein: MAEPLLRVDRLVRRFGGIIATDHVSLDVAAGELHAIIGPNGAGKTTLISQLTGHLEPHSGSVSLGGRDITYLPAYRRCALGLARSFQITSLLLDFTAADNVALAAQAHAGHSFRFFANARKEKGLRDAAHAALDRVGLLHRADILVSRLSHGERRQIELAVALASKPKLLLLDEPMAGLGVTESQSMVKLLQELRKEVSIVLVEHDMPAVFALADRITVLVYGRVIASGDPAAIRANDEVKRAYLGDQHVVTHHG